In a genomic window of Lycium ferocissimum isolate CSIRO_LF1 chromosome 9, AGI_CSIRO_Lferr_CH_V1, whole genome shotgun sequence:
- the LOC132031064 gene encoding UDP-glucose flavonoid 3-O-glucosyltransferase 6-like: protein MKETKNIELIFIPCPGIGHLVSTVEMAKLLITREKHMSITVLIIQLPNDNKLSSYIKSVSNFSSNLKFIQLPQDESVLQLLKGNIFTSFIPGHKPAVRDAVAKILKSESDITLAGIVIDLFCTSMIDVANELELPTYVFYTSNAAALGLQFHMQSLRDEFNIDITNYKNNPEAELSISTYLNPFPAKCLPSIALDNEGGSTMFLDLTRRIRETKGIMINTFVEIEPHAINSLLRDKNIPPAYPVGPVLNLNNVESDKLSESDKNIMKWLDDQSPASVVFLCFGSGGSFKKDQVKEIASALENSGCRFLWSLRQPPEKDARFPSDYENFEEVLPEGFLQRTQGIGKVMGWAPQLAILSHKAVGGFVSHCGWNSTLESIYFGVPMATWPMYAEQQGNAFQLVKDLGMAVEIKMDYRKDPKVMGQEIIVKAEKIEKAIRELMDPENEIRMKVKDMKEKGRAATMEGGSSYNCIGGFIQSIMENTR from the exons atgaaagaaacCAAGAACATAGAGTTGATCTTCATTCCCTGTCCAGGAATTGGTCATTTAGTATCCACAGTAGAAATGGCAAAACTTCTCATAACTAGAGAAAAACACATGTCCATAACAGTCCTCATTATCCAATTGCCTAATGATAACAAGCTTAGTTCTTATATCAAATCAGTTTCCAATTTCAGCTCAAATTTGAAGTTCATTCAACTCCCTCAAGATGAATCTGTTTTGCAGCTACTCAAAGGGAATATTTTCACCTCTTTTATTCCTGGTCATAAGCCTGCAGTTAGAGATGCTGTGGCTAAAATTCTCAAGTCAGAATCAGATATCACACTAGCAG GTATTGTCATTGACTTGTTCTGCACCTCTATGATTGATGTGGCCAATGAACTTGAGCTACCAACCTATGTCTTCTACACCTCTAATGCAGCCGCTCTTGGTCTTCAATTCCATATGCAGAGCCTTAGGGATGAATTTAATATAGATATTACCAATTACAAAAATAACCCTGAAGCAGAACTTTCTATATCAACATATCTCAATCCATTTCCAGCAAAATGTTTGCCCTCCATAGCCTTAGACAACGAAGGAGGTTCCACCATGTTTCTTGATCTTACGAGAAGGATTCGAGAAACGAAAGGTATTATGATAAACACGTTTGTTGAAATCGAGCCCCATGCGATCAACTCGCTCTTACGAGACAAGAATATACCGCCTGCATACCCTGTTGGACCGGTGTTGAACCTTAATAATGTTGAAAGTGACAAATTGAGTGAATCTGATAAGAATATTATGAAGTGGCTAGATGATCAATCCCCTGCATCTGTAGTGTTCCTCTGTTTTGGTAGTGGTGGAAGTTTTAAAAAAGATCAAGTTAAGGAAATAGCCTCCGCTCTAGAAAATAGTGGGTGTCGGTTTTTGTGGTCACTGAGGCAACCACCAGAGAAAGATGCAAGGTTTCCAAGTgactatgaaaattttgaagaagtCTTGCCAGAAGGGTTCTTGCAAAGAACACAAGGGATTGGAAAG GTGATGGGATGGGCACCTCAATTGGCAATTTTGTCTCATAAAGCTGTGGGAGGCTTTGTGTCGCACTGTGGGTGGAATTCGactttggaaagcatttatTTCGGAGTGCCAATGGCTACTTGGCCAATGTACGCAGAGCAACAAGGGAATGCGTTTCAATTGGTTAAGGATTTGGGAATGGCAGTCGAGATTAAGATGGATTACAGGAAGGATCCGAAAGTGATGGGCCAAGAAATTATAGTGAAAGCAGAGAAGATTGAGAAAGCGATAAGGGAACTTATGGACCCGGAGAATGAAATTCGGATGAAAGTGAAAGATATGAAGGAGAAGGGCAGAGCGGCAACAATGGAAGGTGGCTCTTCTTATAATTGTATTGGAGGTTTCATCCAGAGTATCATGGAGAATACTCGGTAA